A window of Rhodococcus sp. SGAir0479 contains these coding sequences:
- a CDS encoding serine hydrolase, protein MTGRFAELFADAGVRGWVHAVPVRGAAAETGLDADAPVVMASVYKLPVLVTFCRMVDSGDLDPREQVTLEPEGRTPGPTGISQFLDPVRLSWRDAVRSMMTLSDNAAADEVLRRIGVDRVNETMQTLGLHSTRVLGGTAQILQRLVDDTETRSPAEAFAALGDNDTIVRPAGYDPVLSSATTARDMTTLLSALWRGACASAEQSAFMRAVTASQVSTARLRSGFPFADVTVAGKTGTLGAVRNEVGVIEFPDGDAFAVAVFTRAARADPLLPKADAVIGQAARVAVAELRRRG, encoded by the coding sequence ATGACGGGCCGGTTCGCCGAGTTGTTCGCCGACGCCGGAGTGCGCGGGTGGGTGCACGCCGTGCCGGTCCGGGGCGCCGCCGCCGAGACCGGGCTGGACGCGGACGCTCCCGTCGTCATGGCGTCGGTCTACAAGCTGCCGGTGCTGGTGACGTTCTGTCGCATGGTGGACTCCGGAGACCTCGATCCGCGCGAACAGGTGACGCTCGAACCCGAGGGGCGCACGCCGGGCCCCACCGGGATCTCGCAGTTCCTCGACCCGGTGCGGTTGTCGTGGCGGGACGCGGTGCGGTCGATGATGACGCTGTCGGACAACGCCGCGGCCGACGAGGTCCTGCGCCGGATCGGGGTGGATCGGGTGAACGAGACGATGCAGACCCTCGGATTGCACTCGACCCGCGTCCTGGGGGGCACCGCGCAGATCCTGCAGCGGCTCGTCGACGACACCGAGACGCGCTCTCCGGCAGAGGCGTTCGCCGCGCTCGGGGACAACGACACGATCGTCCGGCCCGCCGGATACGACCCGGTTCTGTCGAGCGCCACCACCGCGCGGGACATGACGACGCTGCTGTCCGCCCTGTGGCGCGGTGCGTGCGCGTCGGCCGAACAGTCGGCGTTCATGCGCGCGGTGACGGCGAGTCAGGTGTCGACGGCGCGACTGCGCTCGGGCTTCCCGTTCGCCGATGTCACGGTGGCGGGCAAGACCGGCACCCTCGGCGCGGTCCGTAACGAGGTGGGGGTGATCGAGTTTCCCGACGGCGACGCGTTCGCGGTCGCGGTGTTCACCCGCGCGGCGCGCGCGGATCCGCTGCTCCCCAAGGCCGACGCCGTGATCGGGCAGGCGGCGCGCGTGGCCGTCGCGGAGCTGCGCCGGCGCGGGTGA